A region of Crenobacter cavernae DNA encodes the following proteins:
- the atpB gene encoding F0F1 ATP synthase subunit A: MATNATDYIKHHLTFWQSSQEGGFWTLNLDTFSVSLVLAFVFAGVFAMVARNASIEAPGRLQLFIESIVELVDTQAKEVFQAKSKVVAPLALTIFCWIFLMNAMDLLPVDLIPMAAQWIGHTFFGADPAHVYFRVVPSADINATFAMSLSVMMCIIGFSISAKGLGGWGKELLTAPFHATNPILALVLAPVNFAFQMVELAAKPLSLALRLFGNMYSGELIFILIALLPFGFQWMLGAPWAIFHILIITLQAFIFMMLSMVYLSLAVEAH; the protein is encoded by the coding sequence ATGGCTACTAACGCTACTGACTACATCAAGCACCACCTAACATTCTGGCAGTCGTCGCAGGAAGGCGGTTTCTGGACGCTCAACCTCGACACCTTCAGCGTGTCGCTGGTGCTGGCCTTCGTCTTCGCCGGCGTGTTCGCCATGGTCGCGCGCAACGCGAGCATCGAGGCGCCGGGCCGCCTGCAGCTCTTCATCGAGTCTATCGTCGAGCTGGTCGATACCCAGGCCAAGGAAGTCTTTCAAGCCAAGAGCAAGGTGGTCGCCCCGCTGGCGCTGACCATCTTCTGCTGGATCTTCCTGATGAACGCGATGGACCTGCTGCCGGTCGACCTGATCCCGATGGCGGCCCAGTGGATCGGCCACACCTTCTTCGGTGCCGACCCCGCCCACGTCTATTTCCGCGTCGTACCGTCGGCCGACATCAACGCCACCTTCGCGATGTCGCTGTCGGTGATGATGTGCATCATCGGCTTCTCGATCAGCGCCAAGGGCCTCGGCGGCTGGGGCAAGGAACTCTTGACCGCGCCGTTCCACGCGACCAACCCGATTCTGGCTCTGGTCCTCGCGCCGGTGAACTTCGCGTTCCAGATGGTCGAACTGGCCGCCAAGCCGCTTTCGCTGGCACTGCGTCTGTTCGGCAACATGTACTCGGGCGAGCTGATCTTCATCCTGATCGCGCTGTTGCCGTTCGGCTTCCAGTGGATGCTCGGCGCGCCGTGGGCGATCTTCCACATCCTGATCATCACGCTGCAGGCCTTCATCTTCATGATGCTGTCGATGGTGTACCTGAGCCTGGCAGTCGAAGCGCACTGA
- a CDS encoding ATP synthase subunit I, with protein sequence MQILFTLVAVIAAAAWGGVDSPLPGSILAGGAAAFLPALVYARIAYARRRISPAELMRAHFIAEAVKFLLTVVIFGVVALFFKNMSVPALVIGYLVAASAYWFGLLSKN encoded by the coding sequence TTGCAGATCCTGTTCACCTTGGTGGCGGTGATCGCAGCCGCTGCGTGGGGAGGGGTGGACAGCCCGCTTCCGGGGTCGATCCTGGCCGGTGGCGCAGCCGCCTTCCTCCCGGCGCTCGTATACGCCAGGATCGCTTACGCCCGGCGACGTATATCGCCCGCAGAATTGATGCGCGCCCACTTCATAGCCGAAGCGGTGAAGTTCTTGCTCACCGTCGTGATATTTGGGGTGGTCGCGCTGTTTTTCAAGAACATGTCGGTGCCGGCGCTGGTGATCGGGTATCTGGTCGCCGCTTCCGCGTACTGGTTCGGGCTTCTAAGCAAAAATTGA
- a CDS encoding F0F1 ATP synthase subunit delta: protein MAELTTVARPYAEAVFSLASEAQRLDPWSEALRWLAAMVQNPEVAEYVTNPKHTAQEVEALMLDVLGERATDEVKNLIGALSENSRLTLLPEIANQFELFKAQTEGIVDATVESAFPMTEEQKSELAQTLSKKYGKTVRLDVHENADLIGGVRVLVGDDVIDASVRGKLHAMAASLKN from the coding sequence ATGGCAGAACTTACTACCGTAGCAAGGCCCTACGCCGAAGCGGTATTCAGCCTCGCCAGCGAAGCCCAACGCCTCGACCCATGGTCCGAGGCGCTTCGCTGGCTGGCTGCCATGGTGCAAAACCCGGAAGTGGCCGAATACGTCACTAATCCGAAACATACCGCACAAGAGGTTGAGGCGCTGATGCTGGACGTACTCGGCGAGCGCGCCACCGACGAGGTGAAGAACCTCATCGGCGCGCTGAGCGAGAACAGCCGTCTGACGCTGCTGCCGGAAATTGCCAATCAGTTTGAGCTGTTCAAGGCCCAGACGGAAGGTATCGTCGACGCGACTGTCGAATCCGCCTTCCCGATGACTGAAGAACAGAAGAGCGAACTGGCCCAGACGCTTTCCAAGAAGTACGGCAAGACCGTACGGCTTGACGTGCACGAAAACGCCGATCTGATCGGTGGGGTCCGGGTGTTGGTCGGTGACGACGTCATCGACGCTTCCGTTCGCGGCAAACTGCACGCCATGGCGGCAAGCCTCAAGAATTAG
- the atpG gene encoding F0F1 ATP synthase subunit gamma, with protein MAVGKEILTKIRSVQNTQKITRAMQMVATSKMRKTQERMRAARPYAEKVRHVMAHLAQANTDLEHPLLAKRDVIKRAGVILITSDKGLCGGLNVNILKRFYVKVQELTEAGVEVEVCSLGQKGLAAAQRTGLGVVASAIHLGDVPRLEKLIGPLTVLLKKYADGELDAVYIVSSRFINTMKQEPAVEQLLPLTPEHMVVEHSHSWDYLYEPSATAVMEFLVRRYVESVVYQALAENMAAEQAARMVAMKSATDNAGNAIKELRLVYNKSRQAAITTELSEIVAGAAAV; from the coding sequence ATGGCAGTCGGTAAAGAGATTCTCACCAAGATCCGAAGCGTGCAGAACACGCAGAAGATCACGCGCGCGATGCAGATGGTGGCAACCTCCAAGATGCGCAAAACGCAAGAGCGTATGCGCGCTGCCCGTCCTTACGCCGAGAAGGTGCGCCACGTGATGGCGCACCTGGCTCAGGCCAATACGGACCTGGAGCACCCCCTGCTCGCCAAGCGCGACGTCATCAAGCGTGCCGGCGTCATCCTGATCACCTCGGACAAGGGCTTGTGCGGTGGACTTAACGTCAACATCCTCAAGCGCTTTTACGTCAAGGTTCAGGAACTGACCGAAGCCGGCGTCGAAGTCGAAGTGTGCAGCCTCGGCCAGAAAGGCCTGGCGGCTGCTCAACGGACCGGCCTCGGCGTGGTGGCAAGCGCGATCCACTTGGGCGACGTGCCCAGGCTGGAAAAACTGATTGGCCCGCTTACAGTCCTGTTGAAGAAGTACGCCGATGGCGAACTGGATGCGGTTTACATCGTGTCGTCCCGTTTCATCAACACGATGAAACAGGAGCCGGCAGTCGAACAGCTGCTCCCGCTGACCCCGGAACACATGGTGGTCGAGCACTCGCACTCGTGGGATTACCTCTACGAGCCGAGCGCCACCGCCGTGATGGAGTTCCTGGTGCGTCGTTACGTGGAGTCGGTGGTATACCAGGCGTTGGCCGAGAACATGGCCGCCGAGCAGGCCGCTCGGATGGTGGCGATGAAGTCCGCCACCGACAACGCGGGCAACGCGATCAAGGAATTGCGCCTGGTGTACAACAAGTCGCGTCAAGCGGCGATCACCACCGAGCTGTCGGAAATCGTGGCCGGCGCCGCCGCGG
- a CDS encoding F0F1 ATP synthase subunit B — translation MEFNATLLGQAITFAILVWFTMKFVWPPLTNMMDERAKRIADGLAAAERGKQDLEAAEKRVADELRKAKGQSTEIVLSAEKRANQIVEEAKEAARTEGARLVADAKSEIEQEVLRAKEALREQVAALAVDGAEKILRREIDSGKHADLLASIKAEL, via the coding sequence GTGGAATTCAACGCGACACTACTGGGTCAGGCGATCACCTTCGCCATCCTGGTATGGTTCACCATGAAGTTTGTTTGGCCTCCGCTTACCAACATGATGGACGAGCGTGCCAAGCGCATCGCCGATGGCTTGGCTGCTGCAGAACGCGGCAAACAAGATCTGGAAGCTGCTGAAAAACGCGTAGCCGACGAGCTGCGCAAGGCTAAGGGACAGTCGACCGAAATCGTGCTGTCCGCCGAGAAGCGTGCCAACCAGATCGTGGAAGAAGCGAAAGAGGCCGCACGCACCGAAGGTGCCCGCCTCGTCGCCGACGCCAAGTCCGAGATCGAGCAGGAAGTCCTGCGTGCCAAGGAAGCCCTGCGCGAGCAAGTGGCGGCCCTGGCCGTGGATGGCGCAGAGAAGATCCTGCGCCGCGAGATCGACTCGGGCAAGCATGCTGACCTGCTCGCCTCCATCAAAGCGGAGTTGTAA
- the atpA gene encoding F0F1 ATP synthase subunit alpha: MQLNPSEISELIKAKIQNLAEGAEIRTKGTVISVTDGIVRIHGLADVMQGEMLEFPGNTFGLAMNLERDSVGAVILGEYEHISEGDEVTCTGRILEVPVGPELVGRVVNALGQPIDGKGPINATATSPVEKIAPGVIARKSVDQPMQTGVKSIDSMVPVGRGQRELIIGDRQTGKTAVALDAIVNQKGTGVICIYVAVGQKASSIANVVRKLEEHGAMAHTIIVAATASEAAALQFIAPYSGCAMGEYFRDIGEDALIVYDDLSKQAVAYRQISLLLRRPPGREAYPGDVFYLHSRLLERASRINEDEVEKLTGGKVTGKTGSLTALPIIETQAGDVSAFVPTNVISITDGQIFLESDLFNAGIRPAINAGISVSRVGGAAQTKVIKKLGGGVRLALAQYRELAAFAQFASDLDEATRKQLAHGQIVTELMKQKQFSTLSTAEMALTLWAVSKGSYEDVPVKNALAFEAAFLAYVRANHSDLLKAVDASGELSGDNEKILASAMQSFKAGFSYN; this comes from the coding sequence ATGCAGTTGAACCCCTCTGAGATCAGCGAGCTGATCAAGGCAAAGATCCAGAACCTGGCCGAAGGCGCTGAAATCCGTACCAAGGGTACGGTGATTTCCGTGACCGACGGTATCGTTCGTATCCACGGCCTCGCAGACGTGATGCAGGGTGAAATGCTCGAGTTCCCGGGCAACACCTTTGGCCTCGCGATGAACCTGGAACGTGACTCGGTAGGCGCCGTGATTCTGGGCGAATACGAGCACATTTCCGAAGGTGACGAAGTCACTTGCACCGGCCGCATTCTCGAAGTGCCGGTCGGTCCGGAGCTGGTCGGCCGCGTGGTGAACGCGCTCGGCCAACCTATCGACGGCAAGGGCCCGATCAACGCGACCGCCACGTCCCCGGTGGAAAAAATCGCCCCGGGCGTGATCGCGCGTAAATCGGTCGACCAGCCGATGCAGACCGGCGTGAAGTCGATCGACTCGATGGTTCCGGTCGGCCGCGGTCAGCGTGAGCTGATCATCGGCGACCGCCAGACCGGCAAGACCGCCGTCGCGCTCGACGCGATCGTCAACCAGAAGGGCACCGGCGTCATTTGTATCTACGTCGCCGTCGGCCAGAAGGCGTCGTCGATCGCCAACGTGGTGCGCAAGCTCGAAGAGCACGGCGCGATGGCTCACACCATCATCGTCGCTGCGACCGCTTCCGAAGCCGCCGCGCTGCAGTTCATCGCCCCGTACTCCGGTTGCGCGATGGGCGAATACTTCCGCGACATCGGCGAAGACGCGCTGATCGTGTACGACGACCTGTCCAAACAGGCCGTCGCCTACCGTCAGATCTCGCTGCTCTTGCGCCGTCCGCCGGGCCGCGAAGCCTATCCGGGCGACGTGTTCTATCTCCACTCGCGTCTGCTCGAGCGCGCATCGCGCATCAACGAAGATGAAGTCGAGAAGCTGACCGGTGGCAAGGTGACCGGCAAGACCGGTTCGCTGACCGCGCTGCCTATCATCGAAACCCAGGCAGGCGACGTGTCCGCGTTCGTGCCGACCAACGTGATCTCGATCACCGACGGCCAGATCTTCCTGGAGTCCGACCTGTTCAACGCGGGTATCCGTCCGGCCATCAACGCCGGTATCTCGGTGTCCCGCGTCGGCGGTGCGGCTCAGACCAAGGTGATCAAGAAGCTCGGCGGCGGTGTCCGTCTGGCGCTGGCGCAGTACCGTGAACTGGCTGCGTTCGCGCAGTTCGCTTCCGACCTTGACGAAGCCACTCGCAAACAGCTGGCCCACGGCCAGATCGTGACCGAGCTGATGAAGCAGAAGCAGTTCTCCACGCTGTCGACCGCCGAAATGGCGCTGACGCTGTGGGCGGTGAGCAAGGGCTCGTACGAAGACGTGCCGGTCAAGAACGCGCTGGCGTTCGAAGCCGCCTTCCTCGCCTACGTTCGCGCCAACCACAGCGACCTGCTCAAGGCCGTCGACGCTTCGGGCGAACTGTCCGGCGACAACGAGAAGATCCTGGCTTCGGCGATGCAGTCGTTCAAGGCCGGCTTCAGCTACAACTGA
- the atpE gene encoding F0F1 ATP synthase subunit C, which produces MEALVSQIQSMTVLAAAIIIGLGAIGTALGFAILGGKFLESSARQPEMIPVLQTKLFIIAGLLDAISMIGVGVAMLYTFNNPFLAAAVAAVKAAAGA; this is translated from the coding sequence ATGGAAGCTCTCGTTTCTCAGATTCAGTCGATGACCGTGCTGGCCGCTGCCATCATCATTGGCCTCGGCGCCATCGGTACCGCTCTGGGCTTCGCCATCCTCGGCGGCAAGTTCCTGGAGAGCTCGGCTCGCCAACCGGAAATGATCCCGGTTCTGCAAACCAAGCTGTTCATCATCGCGGGTCTGCTGGATGCTATCTCCATGATCGGCGTGGGCGTGGCTATGCTCTACACCTTCAACAACCCGTTCCTGGCCGCTGCCGTCGCCGCTGTTAAAGCCGCTGCTGGCGCCTGA